Genomic DNA from Geitlerinema sp. PCC 9228:
TAAACCATCTTTTTCCAGTAATTGGTACAGAACCCGAATGCATTCGCGATCGTCAATGCGGATAGCATCGTCAATGGGGGCACCTTGCATATTGGCCGTGACGCGAGAGTTGCCAATCCCTTCGGTAATGGATTTGCCTTCCGCTTTGGGTTCGCCAGTTTTGGCATAACTGTACAAACCGCTGCCCATGGGGTCAGCGAGAATGCATCGTACGTTGGGATTTTTTTCCTTGAAGAACATAGATACCCCGGCATAGGTACCGCCGGTTCCTGTAGAGGTGACCCAAGCATCAATTTTGCCCTCGGTTTGCTGCCAGATTTCCGGACCTGTGGTTTCGTAATGGGCACGGCGGTTGGCTATATTATCAAATTGATTGGCCCAAATGGCATTGTCCATTTCTTCGGCTAGCCTGCCGGAAATCTTAATGTAGTTGTTGGGGTCGCGGTAGGGCACGGCGGGAACGGTTTTGACTTCTGCTCCCAAAACCCGCAGGGTATCGATTTTTTCTTGGGATTGGGTTTCGGGAATGACAA
This window encodes:
- a CDS encoding cysteine synthase A, producing the protein MDIKNGFVDTVGNTPLIRLHSFSEQTGCEILGKAEFLNPGGSVKDRAAWYIIKDAEERGLLKPGGTVVEGTAGNTGIGLTHICNAKGYRCLIVIPETQSQEKIDTLRVLGAEVKTVPAVPYRDPNNYIKISGRLAEEMDNAIWANQFDNIANRRAHYETTGPEIWQQTEGKIDAWVTSTGTGGTYAGVSMFFKEKNPNVRCILADPMGSGLYSYAKTGEPKAEGKSITEGIGNSRVTANMQGAPIDDAIRIDDRECIRVLYQLLEKDGLFMGGSVGINVGAAYQLAKEMGPGHTIVTVLCDGGSRYQSKLYNREWLASKDLLPN